Proteins encoded together in one Plutella xylostella chromosome 17, ilPluXylo3.1, whole genome shotgun sequence window:
- the LOC105380398 gene encoding 60S ribosomal protein L22, which produces MAVTKKPVAKKATLHSKTGKKGVKGGKIRGKGMKRKINLKFTIDCTHPAEDSILDVGNFEKYLKERVKVEGKTNNLGNHVVIARDKTKVSISADIAFSKRYLKYLTKRYLKKNNLRDWLRVVAAAHDSYELRYFNINADSDNEDNED; this is translated from the exons ATGGCAGTTACAAAGAAGCCTGTGGCTAAAAAAGCCACTCTACACTCCAAGACTGGCAAGAAGGGAGTCAAGGGAGGCAAAATCCGTGGAAAGGGTATGAAGAGGAAAATCAACCTTAAATTCACGATTGACTGCACACACCCTGCCGAGGACAGCATCCTTGACGTTGGTAACTTCGAGAAATACCTGAAGGAACGTGTCAAAGTTGAAGGCAAAACTAACAACCTCGGCAATCACGTTGTCATCGCCCGGGATAAGACGAAGGTCTCCATCAGCGCAG ACATTGCTTTCTCCAAGAGGTACCTGAAATACCTGACAAAGAGGTACCTGAAGAAGAACAACCTCCGTGACTGGCTCCGAGTGGTTGCTGCGGCTCACGACTCCTACGAGCTCCGCTACTTCAACATCAACGCGGACAGCGACAACGAGGACAATGAAGACTAA